Proteins from a single region of Corvus hawaiiensis isolate bCorHaw1 chromosome 6, bCorHaw1.pri.cur, whole genome shotgun sequence:
- the GPR132 gene encoding probable G-protein coupled receptor 132 isoform X2, with protein sequence MEDCLNKSCNSTCPGFPYKDSQTLLVAVYSIVFGIGFPANCLTSLLTFVQIQRNKVVAIYIFSLSLCELMYLSTLPLWIIYVQNGHNWTMGDTACKITGFIFFCNIYISILLLCCISVDRYMALVYSLESRGRRGRKMAIIIVCFLFTVVAVIHTPVFTTEAVKQNCTNVITCFETVPLNISLASFSFARFLFGFAIPFTILIFTNFRIFQTTKRSISLTCRQKAKVKHVAIAIIVIFLVCFAPYHVVLIIRAIYFMFHQDCPCPFEKEIYSIFTVFLCLCTANGAADPIIYVLVSENVREDCYRSLRRWRLNSSKLSSSTTHNTDSRKSEMPKESEEGTKEKETKKDSSKACTSGRDQESGS encoded by the coding sequence ATGGAAGATTGTCTAAACAAAAGTTGTAATTCCACTTGCCCAGGATTTCCCTACAAAGACAGCCAGACACTTCTGGTTGCTGTTTACAGCATCGTTTTTGGTATAGGCTTTCCAGCAAATTGTTTAACTTCTCTGCTTACATTTGTACAAATCCAAAGGAATAAAGTAGTTGCCATCTACATTTTCAGTTTATCATTGTGTGAGCTGATGTATTTAAGTACCTTGCCTTTGTGGATTATCTATGTGCAAAATGGGCACAACTGGACCATGGGTGACACTGCTTGCAAAATAACAGGATTCATCTTTTTCTGCAATATCTACATCAGCATTCTGCTTTTGTGCTGCATCTCTGTCGATCGCTACATGGCACTGGTGTATTCTCTGGAATCGAGGGGGAGAAGAGGACGGAAAATGGCCATCATAATagtctgttttctctttactgtgGTTGCAGTAATCCACACCCCAGTATTTACCACAGAAGCTGTAAAGCAAAATTGTACAAATGTGATAACCTGCTTTGAGACAGTGCCCCTTAACATATCATTGGCTTCTTTCAGCTTTGCGAGATTCCTATTTGGATTTGCCATACCCTTCACAATCCTCATTTTTACAAACTTCAGAATTTTCCAAACTACAAAAAGAAGCATCAGCTTGACTTGTCGCCAGAAAGCGAAAGTGAAGCATGTGGCTATTGCCATTATTGTTATTTTCTTGGTCTGCTTTGCTCCATATCATGTGGTGCTCATAATAAGAGCCATATACTTTATGTTTCATCAGGACTGCCCATGTCCATTTGAAAAGGAGATATATTCAATTTTTacagtgtttctgtgtttatGCACTGCAAACGGTGCTGCCGATCCAATCATCTACGTGCTGGTCAGTGAAAATGTCAGAGAAGACTGTTATAGGAGCCTGAGAAGATGGAGATTGAACTCATCCAAGCTAAGTTCATCCACTACTCACAATACTGACAGCAGAAAATCGGAAATGCCAAAAGAATCAGAGGAGGGGaccaaagaaaaggaaacaaagaaagattCATCCAAGGCCTGTACTAGTGGCAGAGACCAGGAAAGTGGCAGCTAG
- the GPR132 gene encoding probable G-protein coupled receptor 132 isoform X1, translating to MQWPVEEYSSLDRAESLEKETAAGKRIMEDCLNKSCNSTCPGFPYKDSQTLLVAVYSIVFGIGFPANCLTSLLTFVQIQRNKVVAIYIFSLSLCELMYLSTLPLWIIYVQNGHNWTMGDTACKITGFIFFCNIYISILLLCCISVDRYMALVYSLESRGRRGRKMAIIIVCFLFTVVAVIHTPVFTTEAVKQNCTNVITCFETVPLNISLASFSFARFLFGFAIPFTILIFTNFRIFQTTKRSISLTCRQKAKVKHVAIAIIVIFLVCFAPYHVVLIIRAIYFMFHQDCPCPFEKEIYSIFTVFLCLCTANGAADPIIYVLVSENVREDCYRSLRRWRLNSSKLSSSTTHNTDSRKSEMPKESEEGTKEKETKKDSSKACTSGRDQESGS from the exons ATGCAGTGGCCAGTGGAAGAATACTCTTCCCTGGACAGGGCTGAGAGCCTGGAGAAG gaaacagcagctggaaaaagaaTAATGGAAGATTGTCTAAACAAAAGTTGTAATTCCACTTGCCCAGGATTTCCCTACAAAGACAGCCAGACACTTCTGGTTGCTGTTTACAGCATCGTTTTTGGTATAGGCTTTCCAGCAAATTGTTTAACTTCTCTGCTTACATTTGTACAAATCCAAAGGAATAAAGTAGTTGCCATCTACATTTTCAGTTTATCATTGTGTGAGCTGATGTATTTAAGTACCTTGCCTTTGTGGATTATCTATGTGCAAAATGGGCACAACTGGACCATGGGTGACACTGCTTGCAAAATAACAGGATTCATCTTTTTCTGCAATATCTACATCAGCATTCTGCTTTTGTGCTGCATCTCTGTCGATCGCTACATGGCACTGGTGTATTCTCTGGAATCGAGGGGGAGAAGAGGACGGAAAATGGCCATCATAATagtctgttttctctttactgtgGTTGCAGTAATCCACACCCCAGTATTTACCACAGAAGCTGTAAAGCAAAATTGTACAAATGTGATAACCTGCTTTGAGACAGTGCCCCTTAACATATCATTGGCTTCTTTCAGCTTTGCGAGATTCCTATTTGGATTTGCCATACCCTTCACAATCCTCATTTTTACAAACTTCAGAATTTTCCAAACTACAAAAAGAAGCATCAGCTTGACTTGTCGCCAGAAAGCGAAAGTGAAGCATGTGGCTATTGCCATTATTGTTATTTTCTTGGTCTGCTTTGCTCCATATCATGTGGTGCTCATAATAAGAGCCATATACTTTATGTTTCATCAGGACTGCCCATGTCCATTTGAAAAGGAGATATATTCAATTTTTacagtgtttctgtgtttatGCACTGCAAACGGTGCTGCCGATCCAATCATCTACGTGCTGGTCAGTGAAAATGTCAGAGAAGACTGTTATAGGAGCCTGAGAAGATGGAGATTGAACTCATCCAAGCTAAGTTCATCCACTACTCACAATACTGACAGCAGAAAATCGGAAATGCCAAAAGAATCAGAGGAGGGGaccaaagaaaaggaaacaaagaaagattCATCCAAGGCCTGTACTAGTGGCAGAGACCAGGAAAGTGGCAGCTAG